The Selenihalanaerobacter shriftii nucleotide sequence TCCGCCGATAAATTAGCTAGATACGCAGGCTTATCACCAGCTGAACACAGTTCAGGTAAATCAAACCGCACATCTCGTAAAAAATATGGTTGTCGTAACCTTAAACATGGCATAGAAAAAGGTATCAATTTTATATATCAATAATATTAAGAAAATTAGCAATTGTATTATAGTAATAATTCAATAATTATACCCATTTGCTAAATGTGATTATTTTATAATCGTGATTGACAAATAATCATGATTATGTTATTATAATAACAAGATAAGACAAACTTATTCAAAATTTAATTGGAGGTGGGGTTATGTTAGAAGGAAAGAAAATTGCCATTATTGGCGATCGTGATGGAATCCCAGCTCCTGCAATTCAGGAATGTATAGAAACAACTGAAGCCGAAGTAGTTTTTGGCTCTACAGAATGTTTCGTGTGAACTGCTGCAGGAGCTATGGACTTGGAAAATCAGAAGAGGATCCAAAATCTTACTAAAAAATATGGAGCAGAAAATTTAGTAATAATCTTAGGTGGAGCAGAAGCAGAAGCTTCTGGATTAGCAGCCGAGACTGTTACTAATGGAGATCCTACTTTTGCCGGTCCACTAGC carries:
- the grdA gene encoding glycine/sarcosine/betaine reductase complex selenoprotein A, with amino-acid sequence MLEGKKIAIIGDRDGIPAPAIQECIETTEAEVVFGSTECFVUTAAGAMDLENQKRIQNLTKKYGAENLVIILGGAEAEASGLAAETVTNGDPTFAGPLAGVQLGLRVYHILESEIKSEVNEDVYEEQISMMEMVLEVDDIVDEVKLYRDKYCKFD
- a CDS encoding transposase — protein: MYQNQLTTMPGISYNLATKFITEIGYINRFDSADKLARYAGLSPAEHSSGKSNRTSRKKYGCRNLKHGIEKGINFIYQ